One Nostoc punctiforme PCC 73102 DNA window includes the following coding sequences:
- a CDS encoding tetratricopeptide repeat protein, protein MHQTRNRWIVQVVLALAVLAFVGVSVIPIIGAFNNTPSSNQNTASTRGTLPSADQKSKLEDEVRGYELVLQREPENQTALKGLLQARLQLLSQKEKSEVKPADIQVVIEPLEKLAKLNPEQSEYSVLLAQAKQQIGDREGAAQAYRAILSTKPGDLKALQGMVALLISQQRPEAAIGLLQETLSKAAQVNTIQPGSVDTVAVQVLLGSVHASQKRYAQASSVYDQAIKRDPKDFRPVVAKAMLLKQQGKDADAKPLFDSAAALAPAQYKDEIKKAGMTSPIPNSAVSPAPSLKSTPK, encoded by the coding sequence GTGCATCAAACACGCAATCGCTGGATAGTTCAAGTCGTCTTGGCGCTGGCAGTTCTTGCTTTTGTGGGTGTTTCGGTGATTCCCATAATTGGAGCATTTAATAATACGCCATCCTCAAACCAAAATACCGCTAGCACCAGAGGCACTTTACCTTCTGCTGACCAAAAATCAAAATTAGAAGATGAAGTACGGGGTTATGAACTGGTTTTGCAAAGGGAACCAGAAAATCAGACTGCGCTTAAGGGCTTATTGCAGGCGCGTCTACAACTACTGAGTCAAAAAGAAAAAAGTGAGGTTAAACCGGCTGATATCCAAGTTGTCATTGAACCTCTGGAAAAGCTAGCCAAGCTAAATCCCGAACAGTCAGAATATTCAGTGCTACTAGCTCAAGCTAAACAGCAAATAGGCGATCGCGAAGGAGCCGCTCAAGCTTATCGCGCAATTCTGTCTACAAAACCTGGCGATTTGAAGGCTTTGCAAGGAATGGTGGCTTTGTTAATCAGTCAGCAACGCCCAGAAGCAGCTATTGGTTTGCTGCAAGAAACCCTCTCGAAAGCAGCCCAAGTAAATACAATTCAGCCTGGAAGTGTAGATACAGTAGCCGTGCAGGTGCTGTTAGGTTCTGTTCATGCTTCCCAGAAACGCTACGCTCAAGCTAGCTCTGTATATGACCAAGCAATTAAGAGAGATCCTAAAGATTTTCGCCCCGTTGTGGCAAAAGCGATGCTCTTGAAACAACAGGGCAAAGACGCAGATGCAAAACCCTTATTTGATAGTGCCGCAGCTTTAGCACCTGCTCAGTACAAAGACGAAATTAAAAAAGCAGGAATGACTTCCCCCATTCCTAATTCGGCCGTATCTCCCGCGCCTTCATTGAAAAGTACACCTAAGTAA
- a CDS encoding TMEM165/GDT1 family protein, protein MLTAFTAGLLLITVSELGDKTFFIAVILAMHHPRRLVFIGVTAALAAMTIVSVLFGQAVSLLPKAYIHYAEIVLFLAFGIKLLYDASKMSSAACDTEVIEEAEAAVKKADLELPKKKTSLAIVIEAFILTFMAEWGDRTQIATIALAAGNNPIGVTVGAILGHTICAAIAVIGGKMIAGRISERQLTLIGGCLFLVFGFVAAIEGA, encoded by the coding sequence GTGTTAACAGCTTTTACCGCAGGTTTATTATTAATTACAGTTTCCGAATTAGGCGATAAAACATTTTTTATTGCTGTTATTTTGGCAATGCACCACCCACGGCGGCTGGTATTTATAGGTGTGACAGCTGCTTTAGCCGCGATGACAATCGTTTCGGTGCTATTTGGACAAGCGGTATCTTTGTTGCCAAAAGCTTACATTCATTACGCCGAAATAGTTTTGTTTCTTGCCTTTGGTATCAAGCTGTTATATGACGCGAGTAAGATGTCTTCGGCTGCTTGTGATACGGAAGTTATAGAAGAAGCCGAAGCTGCGGTGAAAAAAGCAGATTTGGAATTACCAAAGAAAAAGACTTCCTTAGCGATTGTAATAGAAGCCTTTATATTGACATTTATGGCAGAGTGGGGCGATCGCACCCAAATTGCCACCATTGCCCTAGCCGCAGGTAATAATCCCATTGGAGTGACAGTAGGTGCAATTTTAGGACATACCATTTGTGCTGCGATCGCAGTTATTGGTGGCAAAATGATTGCCGGCCGCATTTCTGAGCGTCAACTCACCCTGATTGGCGGATGCCTGTTTTTAGTCTTTGGTTTCGTAGCTGCCATTGAAGGAGCGTGA
- a CDS encoding protochlorophyllide reductase: protein MVQDRKSTVVITGASSGVGLYAAKALAERGWYVVMACRDVAKAQLAAQSVGIPHQGSYTIMHIDLGSLDSVRQFVKNFRASGHSLDALVCNAAIYMPLIKEPLRSPEGYELTVTTNHLGHFLLCNLMLEDLKKSSSEPRLVILGTVTHNPDELGGKIPPRPDLGDLQGFAEGFKEPISMIDGKKFEPVKAYKDSKVCNVLTMRELHQRYHESTGIVFNSLYPGCVAETPLFRNHYPLFQKIFPLFQKYITKGYVSQELAGERVAAVVADPEYNQSGVYWSWGNRQKEDGKSFVQKVSPQARDDDKGDRLWQLSAKLVGLA, encoded by the coding sequence ATGGTACAGGATAGGAAGTCAACGGTTGTAATCACAGGTGCCTCTTCAGGGGTCGGTTTGTACGCTGCCAAGGCTCTTGCTGAAAGGGGATGGTATGTAGTGATGGCCTGTAGGGATGTAGCCAAAGCTCAACTGGCAGCCCAATCTGTGGGAATCCCGCATCAGGGCAGCTACACTATCATGCATATCGATCTTGGCTCTTTGGATAGCGTTCGACAATTTGTGAAGAACTTCCGAGCAAGCGGACACTCTCTAGACGCTTTGGTGTGCAACGCTGCAATTTATATGCCCTTAATAAAAGAGCCTTTACGCAGTCCAGAAGGTTACGAGTTAACTGTCACCACAAATCACCTGGGACATTTCCTTTTGTGCAATCTGATGCTAGAGGATCTGAAGAAGTCATCTTCAGAGCCAAGGCTCGTAATTTTGGGAACTGTTACCCACAATCCAGACGAACTGGGTGGGAAGATTCCGCCGCGTCCAGACTTGGGCGATTTGCAGGGCTTTGCAGAAGGGTTTAAAGAGCCGATCTCAATGATTGATGGTAAAAAATTTGAACCAGTCAAAGCTTACAAAGACAGTAAGGTTTGTAATGTGCTGACTATGCGGGAACTGCATCAGCGCTATCACGAATCAACTGGTATCGTCTTCAACTCTCTCTATCCGGGATGTGTTGCAGAAACGCCACTATTTAGAAACCACTATCCTCTATTTCAGAAAATCTTTCCATTATTCCAGAAGTACATAACTAAGGGATATGTGTCTCAGGAGTTGGCGGGAGAACGAGTTGCGGCGGTGGTTGCCGATCCTGAGTACAATCAATCTGGTGTGTATTGGAGTTGGGGAAATCGTCAGAAGGAAGATGGTAAATCCTTTGTTCAAAAGGTTTCTCCTCAAGCCCGCGATGACGACAAAGGCGATCGCTTATGGCAACTAAGTGCTAAATTGGTCGGGCTGGCTTGA
- a CDS encoding DUF6887 family protein gives MMQNLNQMTNTELKRYLSEHRNEEEAFQAALQVLMSRCDSATQQLYPFDLDNPESEVEALLLEKLNRTE, from the coding sequence ATGATGCAGAACCTCAACCAGATGACCAATACTGAACTTAAACGATATCTTTCAGAACATAGAAATGAAGAAGAAGCATTTCAGGCTGCATTGCAAGTTTTGATGAGTCGTTGTGACTCTGCTACACAACAACTCTATCCTTTTGATCTAGATAATCCTGAGAGCGAGGTAGAAGCTCTCCTCTTAGAAAAACTCAATCGAACTGAGTGA
- a CDS encoding T4SS efffector SepA family protein: MMPVIRIPDPIYKRLQALAVPFEDTPITVIEKLLNEYEARYQPQQVFETENYKVLEPDTPSNLHYTRVLRAVIGSQEIHQPNWNKIVDAAHKMAIREGFSVEELIKLTLAHIVKGEKINSGFHYLPEVNISIQGVDSNLAWRNTLHLMKNLKMPIEIYFEWRDKEGAAYPGEKGKLIWNAK, translated from the coding sequence ATGATGCCGGTTATCAGAATACCTGATCCCATTTACAAAAGGCTCCAAGCCCTGGCTGTCCCTTTCGAGGATACACCCATCACTGTTATTGAGAAGTTATTGAATGAATATGAGGCACGTTACCAGCCTCAACAAGTTTTTGAAACCGAGAATTATAAAGTTCTTGAACCTGATACTCCAAGTAATTTACACTATACCAGAGTGCTTCGAGCCGTAATTGGTAGTCAGGAAATTCATCAACCGAACTGGAACAAAATCGTCGATGCAGCACACAAAATGGCTATTCGAGAAGGATTTTCTGTAGAGGAACTCATAAAGCTAACCCTTGCCCATATTGTTAAGGGTGAAAAAATTAATTCTGGTTTTCACTACTTGCCAGAGGTAAATATTTCGATACAGGGTGTAGATTCAAATCTTGCTTGGCGTAACACTTTGCACTTAATGAAGAATTTGAAAATGCCAATTGAAATATATTTCGAGTGGCGTGACAAAGAGGGAGCAGCGTATCCCGGTGAGAAGGGGAAGTTAATTTGGAATGCTAAATAG
- a CDS encoding DUF6888 family protein gives MDELQPRVEQLRSLYRLCHQLTNVMFQPIHIVRLDERSLNIFILAGQDEGIELEIKPDGSIEP, from the coding sequence ATGGACGAGCTACAACCAAGAGTAGAACAGCTACGATCCTTGTATAGACTTTGCCATCAGCTTACAAATGTGATGTTCCAGCCAATTCACATCGTGCGATTAGATGAACGATCGCTCAATATATTTATATTAGCTGGGCAAGACGAAGGAATAGAGCTAGAAATTAAGCCAGATGGTAGTATAGAACCATGA
- a CDS encoding DUF6887 family protein encodes MNQVNYTAMSDQELKSYFLTHKDDKEAFYAYMDRRKSRHRDAAIQLNDPAWEEKIIAVIQKQLGSD; translated from the coding sequence ATGAATCAGGTAAACTATACAGCAATGAGCGACCAAGAGCTAAAGAGTTACTTTCTCACCCACAAGGATGATAAGGAAGCCTTTTATGCTTACATGGATAGACGAAAATCTCGTCATCGTGATGCTGCAATACAATTAAATGATCCAGCTTGGGAAGAAAAGATAATAGCTGTGATTCAGAAACAATTAGGTTCTGATTGA
- a CDS encoding succinate dehydrogenase/fumarate reductase flavoprotein subunit — protein MLEHDVIIVGGGLAGCRAAVEIARTDPSLNIAVVAKTHPIRSHSVAAQGGMAASLKNVDSQDSWEAHAFDTVKGSDYLADQDAVAILTQEAPDVVIDLEHLGVLFSRLPDGRIAQRAFGGHSHNRTCYAADKTGHAILHELVNNLRRYGVQVYEEWYVMRLILEENEAKGVVMFHLLDGHIEVVRAKAVMFATGGYGRVYNTTSNDYASSGDGLAMTAIAGLPLEDMEFVQFHPTGLYPVGVLISEAVRGEGAYLINSEGDRFMANYAPSRMELAPRDITSRAIAYEIRAGRGINLDGSAGGPFVYLDLRHLGKEKIMSRVPFCWEEAHRLVGVDAVTQPMPVRPTIHYCMGGIPVNTDGQVRSSGDGLVDAFFAAGETSCVSVHGANRLGSNSLLECVVYGKRTGAAIAKFVQKRKLPSVDEQRYVTEAQQQIQALLEQPGQYRINQVRQAFQDCMTEYCGVFRTEALMSEGLHKLEEIQQRYPQIYLDDKGSCWNTELVEALELRSLMIVGQTILASALNRQESRGAHFREDYSERDDTNFLKHTMAYYSPAGIDIQYRPVAITMFEPKERKY, from the coding sequence ATGCTGGAACACGATGTAATTATTGTTGGGGGTGGATTGGCGGGATGTCGTGCGGCGGTGGAAATTGCTCGCACTGACCCTAGTTTAAATATTGCTGTGGTTGCGAAAACACACCCAATTCGCTCCCATTCGGTGGCGGCTCAAGGTGGTATGGCTGCATCGCTAAAAAATGTTGATTCCCAAGATAGTTGGGAAGCACATGCTTTTGATACTGTCAAGGGTTCTGATTATTTGGCAGACCAAGATGCTGTGGCAATTCTTACCCAAGAAGCGCCAGATGTGGTAATTGATTTGGAACATTTAGGCGTTTTGTTCTCTCGCTTACCCGATGGTCGCATTGCCCAACGAGCTTTTGGCGGACATTCCCACAACCGCACTTGTTATGCTGCCGATAAGACCGGTCACGCAATTTTGCACGAATTGGTTAACAACCTGCGGCGTTATGGGGTGCAAGTTTATGAAGAATGGTATGTAATGCGTCTCATTTTGGAAGAAAATGAGGCCAAAGGTGTGGTTATGTTCCATCTTTTGGATGGACATATAGAGGTGGTGCGAGCCAAGGCGGTGATGTTTGCCACTGGGGGCTATGGTCGCGTTTATAATACTACCTCTAATGATTACGCTTCTTCAGGTGATGGTTTGGCAATGACTGCGATCGCAGGTTTGCCCCTCGAAGATATGGAATTTGTGCAATTTCATCCCACGGGTTTATATCCAGTAGGGGTGCTGATTTCAGAAGCAGTAAGGGGTGAAGGGGCGTATCTGATTAATAGTGAAGGCGATCGCTTTATGGCGAATTATGCACCCAGTCGGATGGAATTGGCTCCCCGTGATATTACCTCACGCGCGATCGCTTATGAAATTCGCGCTGGTCGTGGTATTAATCTCGATGGTAGTGCTGGTGGTCCCTTTGTCTATCTGGATCTCCGCCATTTGGGTAAAGAAAAAATTATGAGTCGCGTCCCCTTCTGTTGGGAAGAAGCACACCGCTTAGTGGGCGTTGACGCAGTAACTCAACCAATGCCAGTCCGCCCAACAATTCACTATTGTATGGGTGGTATTCCAGTTAATACTGATGGGCAAGTCCGCAGTAGTGGTGATGGTTTAGTTGATGCTTTCTTTGCGGCTGGCGAAACATCTTGTGTTTCCGTACATGGTGCCAATCGCCTTGGTAGTAACTCCCTGTTGGAATGTGTCGTTTATGGTAAGAGAACTGGGGCTGCGATCGCCAAATTTGTCCAAAAACGGAAGTTGCCCTCTGTAGATGAGCAACGCTATGTAACGGAAGCCCAGCAACAAATCCAAGCTTTACTAGAACAACCAGGGCAGTATCGCATTAACCAAGTTCGTCAAGCCTTTCAGGATTGTATGACTGAGTACTGTGGTGTTTTCCGCACAGAGGCATTAATGAGTGAAGGGTTACACAAACTAGAAGAAATACAACAGCGATATCCACAAATTTATTTAGATGATAAAGGTAGTTGCTGGAATACAGAACTCGTGGAAGCCTTAGAATTGCGAAGTTTGATGATAGTGGGACAGACTATTTTAGCATCAGCGCTGAATCGTCAAGAAAGTCGGGGCGCTCATTTCCGCGAAGATTATTCCGAGCGAGATGATACAAACTTTCTGAAACACACGATGGCTTACTATTCACCAGCAGGAATTGATATTCAATATCGACCGGTGGCAATTACTATGTTTGAGCCAAAAGAACGGAAGTATTAG
- a CDS encoding ABC transporter substrate-binding protein gives MRKISAVLTFSIATLAIGFLVGACGDSSNPNGTATTGSSATPAANSTTISSDKGLKIGSLLPTTGDLASVGQQMLGSVPLLVDTVNACGGVNGEQVNLVQVDDQTDPKAGAAGMTKLATLDKVAGVVGSFASSVSSAAVSIATPNKVMLVSPGSTSPVFTEKAQKGDYKGFWARTAPPDTYQALALAQLARKKGFKRVSTVVINNDYGVGFEKAFVQTFEKLGGTIVNKDKPVRYDPKAQTFDTEAAAAFAGKPDAVLAVLYAETGSLFLKAAYQQGVAKGVQILLTDGVKSPTFPEQVGKGSDGKYILTGAIGTVPGSDGKALEAFNKLWKDKKGNEPGEYAPQAWDAAALLTLAAQAAKENTGVGIAGKIREVADGPGTEVTDVCEGLKLLKDGKKINYQGASGNVDVDANGDVVGVYDVWTVGNDGKIKVIDKVTPK, from the coding sequence ATGAGAAAAATTAGCGCCGTCTTAACCTTTAGTATAGCTACCCTAGCAATTGGATTCCTAGTTGGAGCTTGTGGTGATAGTAGTAACCCTAATGGTACAGCTACCACTGGAAGTAGTGCGACCCCAGCAGCAAACTCAACTACGATAAGCAGTGATAAAGGGCTAAAAATTGGTTCTCTACTACCGACGACAGGCGACTTGGCTTCTGTCGGACAACAGATGCTGGGTTCTGTACCTTTACTAGTCGATACGGTCAACGCTTGCGGTGGAGTGAATGGCGAACAAGTTAACTTGGTGCAAGTAGATGACCAAACCGACCCGAAAGCGGGTGCAGCCGGTATGACCAAACTAGCAACTTTAGATAAAGTAGCAGGTGTAGTTGGCTCCTTTGCCAGTAGCGTCTCTAGTGCAGCAGTCTCAATTGCCACACCGAATAAAGTTATGCTGGTTTCCCCTGGTAGTACCAGTCCTGTCTTTACTGAAAAGGCCCAAAAAGGCGACTATAAAGGCTTTTGGGCGCGTACTGCTCCCCCTGATACCTACCAAGCACTAGCTTTAGCCCAACTTGCAAGAAAAAAAGGTTTCAAGCGAGTTTCTACAGTTGTGATTAATAACGACTATGGCGTTGGCTTTGAAAAAGCATTTGTGCAAACTTTTGAAAAATTGGGTGGAACTATAGTTAATAAAGATAAGCCTGTTCGCTACGATCCGAAAGCCCAGACATTTGATACAGAAGCGGCAGCTGCCTTTGCTGGTAAGCCAGATGCAGTTCTAGCTGTACTTTACGCTGAAACTGGCAGTCTGTTCTTGAAAGCCGCTTATCAGCAAGGTGTGGCGAAGGGAGTGCAAATTCTGCTTACAGATGGGGTGAAATCACCTACTTTTCCAGAACAAGTTGGCAAAGGCAGTGATGGTAAATATATTTTAACCGGAGCGATCGGTACAGTACCCGGTTCCGATGGTAAAGCACTAGAAGCTTTCAACAAACTGTGGAAGGATAAAAAGGGTAATGAACCAGGGGAATATGCCCCTCAAGCTTGGGATGCGGCTGCATTATTGACATTGGCAGCACAAGCTGCTAAAGAAAATACAGGCGTTGGAATAGCCGGCAAAATTCGTGAAGTCGCTGATGGCCCTGGCACAGAAGTTACCGATGTCTGCGAGGGACTGAAGTTACTGAAAGATGGTAAAAAGATTAACTATCAAGGAGCTAGCGGCAACGTAGATGTTGATGCTAACGGCGATGTCGTTGGTGTATACGACGTTTGGACAGTTGGAAACGATGGCAAAATCAAGGTAATTGACAAAGTTACCCCCAAGTAG
- the crtB gene encoding 15-cis-phytoene synthase CrtB, which produces MLQLPDSPPRMKTLVSVDESYKLCRHLTAKYAKTFYLGTLLMSPVKRQSIWSIYAWCRRTDELVDGPASAITTPETLDLWEQQLESIFAGRPLENYDVALVDTLQRFPMDIQPFRDMIAGQRMDLYRSRYETFEDLYLYCYRVAGTVGLMSTEVMGVDSTLYTAPWHQNKQPYLPTEEAIALGIANQLTNILRDVGEDAKRGRIYIPLEDLEKFNYTEQDFFKGVVDDRWRALMRFQIERARQFYTTSNQGITYLASDARWPVWAASMLYGQILEVIERNDYDVFSRRAFVPQWKKLRTLPLAWMRSQVL; this is translated from the coding sequence ATGCTGCAACTGCCTGATTCCCCCCCGCGCATGAAAACGCTGGTCTCTGTAGACGAGTCATACAAACTTTGCCGACATCTCACAGCAAAGTATGCCAAGACTTTTTACCTGGGTACTTTGCTCATGAGTCCGGTAAAACGTCAATCTATTTGGTCAATTTACGCTTGGTGTCGCCGTACAGATGAATTAGTGGATGGGCCCGCATCTGCTATTACCACGCCAGAAACCCTAGACCTATGGGAACAGCAGCTGGAATCGATTTTTGCGGGACGACCATTAGAAAATTACGATGTCGCTTTAGTTGATACCCTCCAGCGCTTTCCGATGGACATTCAGCCCTTTCGGGATATGATTGCCGGTCAGCGTATGGACTTATATCGCAGTCGTTATGAAACCTTTGAGGATTTATACCTCTACTGTTACCGCGTTGCTGGCACTGTTGGCTTAATGTCAACAGAAGTCATGGGTGTAGATAGCACCCTATACACCGCTCCGTGGCATCAGAACAAACAACCATATCTTCCCACAGAAGAAGCGATCGCTCTGGGAATTGCCAATCAACTCACCAACATCCTGCGGGATGTGGGAGAAGATGCCAAACGGGGGCGAATCTACATTCCCCTTGAGGACTTGGAAAAATTCAACTACACCGAGCAAGACTTCTTCAAAGGTGTAGTAGACGATCGCTGGCGGGCGCTAATGCGCTTTCAAATTGAACGGGCCCGCCAATTCTATACCACGTCAAACCAGGGAATAACTTATCTAGCATCCGATGCCCGTTGGCCTGTATGGGCAGCATCAATGCTGTACGGCCAGATTTTGGAGGTGATTGAACGCAACGATTACGATGTGTTCAGTCGGCGAGCTTTCGTTCCCCAGTGGAAAAAGTTACGCACCTTGCCCTTAGCTTGGATGCGATCGCAAGTCCTTTAA
- the pds gene encoding 15-cis-phytoene desaturase, which yields MRVAIAGAGLAGLSCAKYLTDAGHTPIVLESRDVLGGLVAAWKDSDGDWYETGLHAFFGAYPNMLQLLKELGIEDRLQWKEHTLIFNQPDKPGTLSRFDVPDIPSPFNVIASILRNKDMLTWEQKIRFAVGLLPAVVRGQKYVEEMDKYSFLEWLKRRGVDERVTSDVFIAACKALTFINPDEVSATILLTALNRFLQERYGSKIAFLDGSPTERLCNPIVDYITERGGEVRLNAPLKEILLNADGTVKGYLIRGLNGAEDEVITADSYVSAISVDPLKVMLPKPWKLMEFFQKLEGLEGVPVINLHLWFDRKLTEIDHLLFSRSPLLSVYADMSNTCREYANPNRSMLELVLAPAKDWIAKSDEEIVAATLAELEKLFPDHFGGDNPATLLKSHVVKTPRSVYKATPGRQQYRPAQVTPIANFYLAGSYTMQRYLGSMEGAVLSGKLTAQAISEALPVANSSNLQTLTRPPATNAATA from the coding sequence ATGCGAGTAGCGATCGCGGGTGCTGGTCTAGCAGGACTTTCCTGCGCGAAATATCTCACGGACGCAGGTCATACTCCCATTGTCTTGGAAAGCCGGGACGTACTGGGTGGTCTGGTTGCGGCGTGGAAAGACTCTGATGGCGACTGGTACGAAACCGGGTTACACGCCTTCTTTGGGGCATATCCTAATATGCTCCAATTGCTCAAGGAGTTGGGCATTGAAGATAGACTCCAGTGGAAAGAGCATACACTGATTTTTAATCAACCAGACAAGCCTGGAACACTCTCACGTTTTGATGTTCCAGATATTCCATCTCCTTTCAACGTCATAGCATCGATTCTTCGCAACAAAGATATGTTGACTTGGGAGCAGAAGATTCGATTTGCCGTTGGCCTACTTCCCGCAGTGGTTCGGGGTCAGAAGTATGTCGAAGAGATGGACAAATATAGCTTCTTAGAGTGGTTGAAAAGGCGAGGTGTTGATGAGCGGGTAACTAGTGACGTTTTTATCGCCGCATGTAAAGCACTCACCTTTATCAATCCTGATGAAGTTTCCGCAACGATTCTCTTAACTGCACTAAATCGTTTTCTGCAAGAACGATATGGCTCCAAGATTGCATTTTTAGATGGTTCTCCCACAGAACGTCTATGCAACCCGATTGTAGATTACATCACAGAACGCGGTGGAGAAGTGCGGCTAAATGCCCCCTTGAAAGAAATTTTGCTCAACGCCGATGGCACGGTGAAGGGATACTTGATTCGAGGGTTAAATGGGGCAGAAGATGAAGTTATTACAGCTGATTCGTATGTATCTGCCATCTCAGTTGATCCTTTGAAAGTTATGTTGCCTAAACCTTGGAAGCTTATGGAGTTCTTTCAAAAGCTAGAAGGTTTAGAAGGAGTACCAGTGATTAACCTCCATCTGTGGTTTGACCGGAAACTTACAGAAATTGATCACCTACTTTTTTCGCGATCGCCCCTCCTAAGCGTTTATGCTGATATGAGCAATACCTGCCGTGAATACGCCAACCCCAATCGCTCAATGCTGGAATTAGTTCTAGCTCCGGCAAAAGATTGGATTGCCAAATCCGATGAGGAGATTGTGGCTGCAACGCTTGCTGAATTGGAAAAACTTTTCCCAGACCACTTTGGGGGAGACAATCCAGCAACATTGCTAAAATCTCATGTGGTGAAAACGCCGCGTTCAGTTTACAAAGCGACCCCTGGTCGTCAACAGTACCGTCCCGCACAAGTTACGCCCATTGCCAACTTCTATCTCGCCGGAAGTTATACCATGCAACGCTACTTAGGCAGTATGGAAGGTGCCGTACTTTCTGGTAAGCTGACAGCGCAGGCAATTTCTGAGGCTCTCCCGGTAGCAAATTCCTCAAACCTGCAAACGCTCACCCGACCGCCCGCAACGAATGCTGCAACTGCCTGA
- a CDS encoding glycoside hydrolase family 3 N-terminal domain-containing protein translates to MSGSQELKRFGHHLILGISGATLSDDDKRALSELKPIGVIFFAKNFLDGTPYQVWLESFKDLNNQIREYAERDSMFMTLDHEGGRVIRTPLPITRFTHALLLRSHAQEVAKATATELKSLGINLSWAPIADVFSHPHNPVIGPRAFGNTPEIAAKDARDYYLGLQESGILGCAKHFPGHGDTSKDSHIELPILDLTLEDLRLRELIPFKALIEVQIPLIMTAHILFPKIDADLPATLSQPILNSILRKELGFQGVVVSDDLDMKAISDMFMKAGTVARSFHAGCDLFIVSRNINSSSIERTYQIAEDFVDSLSNGSLDESVVEAARERIEKLLAVTPQYPVEILDRDILLQHAKLAIASSYS, encoded by the coding sequence ATGAGTGGATCGCAGGAGCTAAAACGCTTTGGACATCACCTGATTCTAGGGATTTCCGGCGCTACATTAAGCGATGACGATAAACGCGCACTCAGTGAATTAAAGCCGATTGGGGTGATATTTTTTGCTAAGAACTTTTTGGATGGCACTCCATATCAAGTTTGGTTGGAAAGCTTTAAGGATTTAAACAACCAGATACGAGAATATGCTGAACGTGATTCAATGTTTATGACTTTGGATCATGAAGGAGGTCGTGTCATTCGTACACCATTGCCGATTACGCGATTTACTCATGCATTGTTGCTGCGATCGCACGCCCAGGAAGTAGCAAAAGCCACAGCAACAGAACTAAAATCACTGGGAATAAATTTATCTTGGGCACCTATAGCAGATGTTTTTTCCCATCCCCACAACCCTGTCATTGGGCCTCGTGCCTTCGGTAACACTCCCGAAATCGCTGCAAAAGATGCCCGTGACTACTACCTTGGGCTTCAAGAATCAGGAATTTTGGGATGCGCCAAACACTTCCCCGGACATGGAGACACTAGCAAAGACTCTCATATTGAGCTACCAATACTGGATTTAACTTTAGAAGACCTGCGACTTCGAGAACTTATACCTTTCAAAGCCCTAATCGAAGTACAGATTCCTTTAATTATGACTGCCCATATTTTATTTCCTAAGATAGATGCAGATTTACCAGCAACGCTATCCCAGCCTATCCTCAACAGCATACTTAGGAAAGAACTTGGCTTTCAGGGAGTGGTTGTATCTGACGACTTGGATATGAAAGCGATCTCAGATATGTTTATGAAAGCTGGTACTGTGGCGCGATCGTTTCATGCAGGTTGTGACCTGTTCATTGTCTCGCGCAATATCAATTCATCATCTATTGAAAGAACCTATCAGATCGCTGAAGATTTTGTCGATTCTCTTAGCAATGGTAGCTTAGACGAATCAGTAGTGGAAGCAGCCAGAGAAAGAATTGAGAAACTACTGGCAGTGACACCGCAATATCCCGTAGAAATTTTGGATAGAGATATACTATTGCAACATGCTAAATTAGCGATCGCTAGTTCCTATTCATAA